In the Arthrobacter zhaoxinii genome, one interval contains:
- a CDS encoding molybdopterin-dependent oxidoreductase: MSSQDPTRRRSAGGPPRPNRRWAAAAGLVAAGLGVAAGELLAAIVSPSLSPVSGVGSVVIDAVPGPVKDAAIALFGTADKAALLVGMGLVIGLAAVAAGVLELRRPPAGAAVLGLFGAAGLAAVLSRQQFSVLAVLPPVAAAVIAVLVLRALTARVRNLAAAQTDDDAAVRRRTVITSVGGGAAVALLGAALAGIARGGQVGVTALRETVRLPVPARPAAALPAGAGLAVDGLAPLVTPAADFYRIDTALSVPLIDPADWRLRVTGMVEREVELSYAELLAAPLQESYVTLACVSNEVGGDLIGNARWLGLPVRELLARAGVRPGADMVLSTSRDGWSASTPLEALTDDRDSLLAVGMNGEPLPLEHGFPVRLVVPGLYGYVSATKWVTELRVTRFADETAYWTDRGWGERGPIKLSSRIDVPGRSPVTAGTVTVAGTAWAQHTGISAVQVRVDDGGWQDAELAPGISADTWRQYRISVDLAPGEHNITVRAVDANGVRQAEEKRPVLPDGATGLHRIRVTAR; the protein is encoded by the coding sequence ATGAGCAGCCAGGACCCGACCCGCCGCCGGTCCGCCGGCGGACCCCCGCGCCCGAACCGGCGGTGGGCCGCTGCCGCAGGGCTGGTCGCCGCCGGACTGGGCGTGGCTGCCGGCGAGCTGCTTGCCGCCATCGTCAGCCCGTCGCTTTCCCCGGTGTCCGGAGTCGGCTCGGTAGTCATCGACGCGGTTCCGGGTCCGGTCAAGGATGCCGCCATCGCCCTCTTCGGCACGGCCGACAAAGCCGCACTGCTGGTCGGCATGGGACTGGTCATTGGCCTGGCTGCGGTGGCCGCCGGGGTTCTGGAACTGCGCCGCCCGCCGGCCGGAGCCGCTGTCCTGGGACTCTTCGGGGCAGCCGGCCTCGCAGCGGTCCTCTCCCGCCAGCAGTTCTCGGTGCTGGCCGTCCTGCCGCCGGTGGCGGCCGCCGTGATCGCCGTCCTGGTCCTGCGTGCGCTCACCGCGCGGGTCCGGAACCTGGCTGCGGCGCAGACGGACGACGACGCCGCAGTGCGCCGGCGCACGGTAATAACCTCCGTGGGCGGGGGAGCGGCGGTGGCCCTGCTCGGTGCCGCCCTCGCCGGCATAGCCCGCGGCGGGCAGGTTGGCGTCACTGCCCTGCGGGAGACGGTGCGCCTTCCCGTGCCGGCCCGCCCGGCTGCGGCACTGCCGGCCGGTGCCGGGCTCGCCGTCGACGGGCTGGCGCCGCTGGTGACCCCCGCCGCGGATTTTTACCGGATCGACACCGCCCTCAGCGTGCCGCTGATCGATCCGGCGGACTGGCGGCTGCGGGTCACCGGCATGGTGGAGCGTGAGGTGGAGCTGAGCTACGCCGAGCTGCTCGCAGCGCCGCTGCAGGAAAGCTACGTCACGCTCGCCTGCGTTTCCAATGAGGTGGGCGGGGACCTGATCGGCAACGCCCGCTGGCTGGGCCTGCCCGTGCGGGAACTGCTGGCCCGGGCCGGTGTCCGGCCCGGCGCGGACATGGTGCTTTCCACGAGCCGGGACGGCTGGAGCGCCTCCACACCCCTGGAGGCGCTCACCGATGACCGCGATTCGCTGCTGGCCGTGGGGATGAACGGGGAACCGCTGCCCCTGGAACACGGATTCCCTGTCCGGCTGGTGGTGCCCGGACTGTACGGCTACGTTTCCGCGACCAAGTGGGTCACCGAGCTGCGGGTCACCCGGTTCGCGGACGAGACCGCCTACTGGACGGACCGGGGGTGGGGCGAGCGCGGCCCGATCAAGCTCTCCTCACGCATCGACGTGCCCGGAAGGTCACCGGTGACGGCAGGAACCGTCACGGTGGCCGGGACGGCGTGGGCGCAGCACACCGGCATCAGCGCCGTTCAGGTGCGCGTGGACGACGGCGGCTGGCAGGACGCGGAACTGGCTCCCGGCATCTCGGCGGACACCTGGCGGCAGTACCGCATTTCGGTGGACCTGGCACCGGGGGAGCACAACATCACCGTCCGGGCGGTAGACGCCAACGGTGTTCGGCAAGCGGAAGAAAAACGGCCGGTGCTTCCCGACGGAGCCACCGGACTGCATAGAATTCGGGTGACGGCGCGCTGA
- a CDS encoding ribonuclease J — translation MSETAGTGLLTPPPLEEGTLRIVALGGLGEIGRNMAVFEIDGKLLVVDCGVLFPEETQPGVDLILPDFSYIEDRLDDVVGVVLTHGHEDHIGAVPYLLRLKNDIPLIGSQLTLALVEAKLQEHRIKPFSLTVTEGQIEQLGPFECEFVAVNHSIPDALAVFIRTAAGTVLHTGDFKMDQLPLDGRITDLRAFARLGEEGVDLFMADSTNADVPGFTTAEREIGPVLQELFGKVDKRIIVASFSSHIHRVQQVLDAAAAHNRFVCFVGRSMVRNMAIAEKLGYLHVPEGILVDLKNVDELPDNKVVLMSTGSQGEPMAALSRMANGDHRIRVGKGDTVILASSLIPGNENAVFRVINGLLRLGADVVHKGNAKIHVSGHAAAGELLYCYNILRPKNAMPVHGETRHLIANGRLAAATGVPEQNIILADDGTVVDLRDGKARIVGEVECGFVYVDGSSVGAITDTDLKDRRILSEEGFISIISVVNRSTGTIVSGPEIHARGFAEGDAVFDEIIPKISAALEEAVRSNSDHTTYQLQQVVRRVVGTWVNRRLRRRPMIVPVVVEA, via the coding sequence ATGAGCGAAACTGCCGGAACCGGCTTGTTGACCCCTCCGCCGCTGGAAGAAGGAACGCTCCGCATCGTCGCCCTCGGCGGGCTGGGGGAAATCGGCCGCAACATGGCCGTCTTCGAGATCGACGGCAAGCTGCTGGTCGTGGACTGCGGCGTCCTCTTCCCCGAGGAGACCCAGCCGGGCGTCGACCTCATCCTGCCGGACTTCTCCTACATCGAGGACCGCCTGGACGACGTCGTCGGCGTGGTACTCACCCATGGCCACGAGGACCACATCGGTGCCGTGCCCTACCTGCTGCGGCTCAAGAACGACATCCCGCTGATCGGCTCGCAGCTGACGCTGGCACTGGTGGAGGCAAAGCTGCAGGAACACCGCATCAAGCCGTTCTCCCTGACCGTCACCGAGGGGCAGATTGAACAGCTCGGCCCGTTCGAATGCGAATTCGTGGCCGTCAACCACTCCATCCCCGACGCGCTGGCCGTGTTCATCCGGACCGCCGCCGGCACGGTGCTGCACACCGGCGACTTCAAGATGGACCAGCTGCCCCTGGACGGCCGGATCACGGACCTGCGCGCCTTCGCCCGGCTGGGCGAAGAAGGCGTTGACCTGTTTATGGCCGACTCCACCAACGCCGACGTCCCGGGCTTCACCACCGCGGAACGCGAAATCGGCCCGGTGCTGCAGGAACTGTTCGGCAAGGTGGACAAGCGCATCATCGTCGCTTCGTTCTCCTCGCACATCCACCGGGTGCAGCAGGTCCTCGACGCCGCCGCCGCGCACAACCGCTTCGTCTGCTTTGTCGGCCGGTCCATGGTGCGCAACATGGCCATCGCCGAGAAGCTCGGCTACCTGCACGTGCCCGAAGGCATCCTCGTGGACCTGAAGAACGTCGACGAGCTGCCGGACAACAAGGTGGTGCTGATGTCCACCGGATCCCAGGGCGAGCCCATGGCAGCCCTGTCCCGGATGGCCAACGGCGACCACCGCATCCGCGTCGGCAAGGGAGACACAGTCATCCTCGCCTCGTCCCTGATCCCGGGCAACGAAAACGCCGTGTTCCGCGTGATCAACGGGCTGCTGCGCCTGGGCGCCGACGTCGTCCACAAGGGCAACGCGAAAATCCACGTCTCCGGCCACGCGGCGGCCGGGGAACTGCTGTACTGCTACAACATCCTGCGGCCGAAAAACGCCATGCCGGTGCACGGCGAGACCCGGCACCTCATCGCCAACGGCCGCCTGGCGGCCGCCACCGGCGTCCCGGAGCAGAACATCATCCTGGCCGACGACGGCACGGTGGTGGACCTGCGCGACGGCAAGGCCCGCATAGTCGGGGAAGTGGAGTGCGGATTCGTCTACGTGGACGGCTCCAGCGTCGGCGCGATTACCGACACCGACCTGAAGGACCGGCGGATCCTGAGCGAAGAAGGCTTCATTTCCATCATTTCCGTGGTGAACCGCAGCACCGGCACCATTGTCTCCGGTCCCGAGATCCATGCGCGCGGCTTCGCCGAAGGGGATGCGGTGTTTGACGAGATCATCCCCAAGATCAGTGCGGCACTGGAAGAAGCGGTCCGCTCCAACTCCGACCACACCACGTACCAGCTGCAGCAGGTGGTCCGCCGGGTGGTGGGCACCTGGGTCAACCGGCGGCTGAGGCGCCGTCCCATGATCGTTCCGGTGGTGGTCGAGGCCTAG
- a CDS encoding DUF1624 domain-containing protein, with translation MIQRRLTGIDAARGIALLGMIATHALPLYHQETGEPTLTGLVFSGRSSALFAVVAGVGLALLTGGSEPREARALGGDRRGIAVRALIIALVGLVLGGLETNIAVILFHYAVLFLLALPFLGMPLRRLAVWAGSWLLLSPVLAYLLRGWLVETLAPSEISGNITWEAFGTPAVLAADLFVTGFYPVLQWLSYILLGLVIGRLALTSLPVQAGLLVAGVFAAVSAKFISSYLLGELGGLDALTATESGQRWPLARMMEVNLSSVEQTGSWWWLALAGPHSNTSLDMLHTAGTAAAVLGVCLLLTRARPLLLLPLSAAGAMTLTLYSLHVWVMTMVDLQSPPLEPLPVYWIQVTFFVVLAILFQRIEARGPLELVTSGASRLARGKAGRGVAPAGQKR, from the coding sequence ATGATCCAACGCCGCCTGACCGGCATCGACGCTGCCCGCGGGATTGCCCTTCTGGGCATGATCGCCACGCATGCGCTGCCGCTCTACCACCAGGAAACCGGCGAACCCACCCTCACCGGACTGGTGTTCTCCGGCCGCTCCTCGGCGTTGTTCGCGGTGGTCGCCGGCGTTGGACTGGCGCTGCTGACCGGCGGCAGTGAACCCCGCGAAGCCCGGGCCCTGGGCGGGGACCGGCGGGGAATTGCCGTCCGCGCGCTCATCATTGCCCTGGTGGGCCTGGTGCTGGGCGGCCTGGAAACCAACATCGCCGTCATCCTGTTCCATTACGCCGTACTGTTCCTGCTGGCACTGCCGTTCCTGGGTATGCCGCTGCGCCGTCTGGCCGTCTGGGCGGGGAGCTGGCTGCTGCTTTCCCCCGTGCTTGCCTACCTGCTGCGCGGCTGGCTGGTCGAAACCCTGGCGCCGTCGGAAATCAGCGGAAACATCACCTGGGAAGCGTTCGGCACACCAGCCGTCCTGGCGGCGGACCTCTTCGTCACCGGGTTCTACCCTGTGCTGCAGTGGCTGAGCTACATCCTGCTGGGCCTGGTGATCGGGCGGCTGGCGCTGACGAGCCTGCCGGTCCAGGCGGGGCTGCTTGTCGCCGGAGTCTTTGCCGCGGTGTCCGCCAAGTTCATCTCTTCCTATCTGCTGGGCGAGCTGGGCGGACTGGACGCCCTCACCGCCACCGAATCCGGGCAGCGGTGGCCGCTGGCGCGGATGATGGAGGTCAACCTCAGCTCGGTGGAGCAGACCGGGTCCTGGTGGTGGCTGGCATTGGCCGGGCCGCATTCCAACACCAGCCTGGACATGCTGCACACGGCAGGCACTGCTGCCGCCGTCCTCGGGGTGTGCCTGCTGCTGACGCGTGCCCGGCCGCTCCTGCTGCTGCCGCTGTCCGCGGCCGGTGCCATGACGCTGACCCTCTACAGCCTGCATGTGTGGGTCATGACGATGGTGGACCTGCAGAGCCCGCCGCTGGAACCGCTGCCGGTGTACTGGATCCAGGTGACGTTTTTCGTGGTGCTGGCCATCCTGTTCCAGCGCATCGAGGCCCGGGGTCCGCTGGAATTGGTCACCTCCGGCGCCTCGCGGCTGGCCCGCGGCAAAGCCGGACGCGGCGTGGCCCCCGCCGGGCAGAAACGCTAG
- the dapA gene encoding 4-hydroxy-tetrahydrodipicolinate synthase, giving the protein MESDNRTLPFGTLVTAMVTPFTEDGEVDFDATAYLANKLVEDGCDGLVVSGTTGETSTLEDSEKEDLFRVVAETVGGRAKVIAGTGTNHTSHSVEMARRAERAGADAQLVVTPYYNKPTQAGVIAHYDAVTAATDLPVMLYDIPGRAGIALSTSTIFRLAENPRILALKDAKGDFAAITRVLANTTLDVYAGDDGLTLPWMAAGAVGVVSVSAHVATAQFRALVDAAAAGDFATARRIHFELDPVIRAVMTHIPGAVSAKQILAMQKVLPSAAVRLPLVAPDAVEMETILTDLAEAGMDFSRTEA; this is encoded by the coding sequence ATGGAATCAGACAACCGCACGCTTCCCTTCGGCACCCTCGTCACCGCCATGGTGACCCCGTTCACCGAGGACGGTGAAGTGGACTTCGATGCCACTGCCTACCTCGCGAACAAGCTCGTCGAAGATGGCTGCGACGGCCTGGTGGTTTCCGGCACCACGGGTGAGACCTCCACCCTGGAGGACAGCGAGAAGGAAGACCTGTTCCGCGTAGTGGCCGAGACGGTGGGTGGCCGGGCAAAGGTGATCGCCGGAACCGGCACCAATCACACCTCCCACTCCGTGGAGATGGCCCGCCGGGCAGAGCGTGCCGGTGCCGACGCCCAGCTTGTGGTTACCCCGTATTACAACAAGCCCACGCAGGCAGGCGTGATCGCGCACTACGATGCCGTCACCGCAGCCACTGACCTGCCCGTCATGCTCTACGACATCCCCGGCCGCGCCGGCATTGCCCTGAGCACCTCCACCATCTTCCGCCTGGCCGAGAACCCCCGGATCCTGGCGCTGAAGGACGCAAAGGGAGACTTCGCTGCGATCACGCGGGTGCTCGCCAACACCACGCTGGATGTCTACGCCGGCGACGACGGACTGACCCTGCCATGGATGGCCGCGGGCGCCGTCGGCGTCGTCAGCGTCTCCGCCCACGTTGCCACCGCACAGTTCCGTGCCCTGGTCGACGCCGCCGCGGCCGGGGACTTCGCCACCGCCCGCCGCATCCACTTCGAACTGGACCCGGTGATCCGCGCCGTGATGACCCACATCCCCGGCGCCGTGTCGGCGAAGCAGATCCTGGCCATGCAGAAGGTTCTTCCCTCCGCCGCCGTCCGCCTGCCGCTGGTGGCTCCGGACGCCGTCGAGATGGAAACCATCCTGACCGACCTGGCCGAAGCCGGCATGGACTTCTCCCGGACCGAGGCCTAA
- a CDS encoding molybdate ABC transporter permease subunit gives MPRRTSETLRAAAPGSPSAMSREARATTPGWLWIPAGLALLLCAGPVAALLLNVPWTSLPELLGTDSARTALGLSLATSAGSTLLCVLLGLPLAVLLSKLEGPWIQLMRGILLIPLVLSPVVSGIALLYFWGREGIAGKLLGAVGVDVGYSPAAVVIVQVFVSLPFFVVASLNSLSAVDRDLEMAAATSGAGPTAILRHITLPLALPGIVAGTLLAFARSLGEYGATITFAGSIEGSTRTLPLQIELSLNSNQPQAALGICLLLIALYLMVLLLARIATGRLLPR, from the coding sequence ATGCCCCGTAGGACGTCCGAAACCCTCCGGGCCGCAGCCCCCGGAAGCCCGTCCGCGATGAGCCGGGAAGCGCGTGCCACCACCCCCGGCTGGCTGTGGATACCGGCCGGACTTGCCCTGCTCCTGTGCGCCGGGCCGGTTGCCGCCCTGCTGCTCAACGTCCCCTGGACCTCGCTGCCGGAACTGCTGGGAACGGACAGCGCCCGAACGGCGCTGGGACTCTCCCTCGCCACCTCCGCCGGGTCTACGCTGCTCTGTGTCCTGCTGGGGCTCCCGCTGGCCGTGCTGCTCAGCAAGCTTGAGGGTCCCTGGATCCAGCTGATGCGCGGCATCCTGCTGATCCCGCTGGTGCTCTCGCCGGTGGTCTCCGGCATCGCCCTGCTGTACTTCTGGGGCCGGGAGGGGATTGCCGGGAAGCTGCTGGGTGCCGTGGGCGTGGACGTGGGGTACTCACCCGCCGCCGTCGTTATTGTCCAGGTATTTGTCTCCCTGCCGTTCTTCGTGGTCGCGTCGCTGAACAGCCTGTCCGCGGTGGACCGTGACCTGGAGATGGCCGCTGCCACCTCCGGCGCCGGTCCCACCGCGATCCTGCGCCACATCACCCTGCCGCTGGCGCTTCCCGGCATTGTCGCCGGGACCCTGCTGGCCTTCGCCCGTTCGCTGGGCGAGTACGGAGCCACCATCACGTTTGCCGGCAGCATCGAGGGAAGCACCAGGACCCTGCCGTTGCAGATCGAGCTGAGCCTGAACTCCAACCAGCCCCAGGCAGCCCTGGGCATCTGCCTGCTGCTTATTGCCCTGTACCTGATGGTCCTGCTGCTGGCCCGGATCGCCACCGGACGGCTGCTGCCGCGATGA
- the moaC gene encoding cyclic pyranopterin monophosphate synthase MoaC, producing MVDVSAKTETTRQATASAVLRSTAEVVRLIADGGLPKGDALAVARVAGIMAAKQTSNLIPLCHPLPITKVTVDFTPREGDVLIEATVKTKALTGVEMEALTAASVAALTLYDMIKAVDKHARITDIMVLAKSGGKSGDWTL from the coding sequence ATGGTGGATGTCTCCGCCAAGACCGAAACCACGCGGCAGGCCACCGCCTCCGCCGTGCTGCGCAGCACCGCCGAGGTGGTCCGCCTGATCGCCGACGGCGGCCTGCCGAAGGGGGATGCGCTGGCCGTGGCCAGGGTCGCCGGAATCATGGCCGCGAAGCAGACCTCCAACCTCATCCCGCTGTGCCATCCGCTGCCGATCACGAAGGTCACCGTGGACTTCACCCCCCGCGAGGGCGACGTCCTGATTGAGGCCACGGTGAAAACCAAGGCACTCACCGGCGTCGAAATGGAAGCGCTGACCGCCGCTTCCGTTGCCGCTCTGACCCTCTACGACATGATCAAGGCCGTGGACAAGCACGCCCGCATCACGGACATCATGGTGCTCGCCAAATCCGGCGGCAAGAGCGGAGACTGGACGCTGTGA
- a CDS encoding molybdopterin molybdotransferase MoeA — translation MSASPAPQSVPASAAAPGPAAGRREVAAHREAVEDLLRTWFLAHPPAHESIALGEAAGRLLAADVRAPGNLPPFTNSQMDGYAVRTADLAAGSRPDGIPGSVRLAAAAPIPAGSAPPPLLPGTAAPVMTGAMLPEGADAVVPIEACTPDYFVPAGFLPADGTGSTVEVPAETPSGQFVRRAGSDISAGAPALPAGSVLGPLQLGLLAALGLDRVTVRARPRVLLLTTGDEVVEPGRPLGPGQIHDANTTLLRSSLEEAGAQVLRSRILADSPQEFTARLRADIAADAPDLVLSSGGISKGAYEVVRQGLAAADVAFLSVAMQPGGPQGIGTVEGVPFLGFPGNPVSSLVSFEMFLRPALTAVTGAPRPRTEVQARLTAPLGSPAGKHQVRRGRYTAGTVEPVGGPGSHLLHALAASNALIPVPVGTERLEAGAEVTVLLLE, via the coding sequence ATGTCCGCATCTCCGGCACCGCAGAGTGTCCCGGCATCGGCAGCTGCGCCTGGTCCTGCCGCCGGACGGCGGGAGGTGGCGGCGCACCGTGAAGCCGTCGAAGACCTCCTGCGGACCTGGTTCCTGGCGCATCCGCCCGCCCACGAGAGCATTGCGCTTGGCGAGGCTGCCGGACGGCTCCTCGCGGCCGACGTCCGGGCGCCGGGGAACCTGCCGCCCTTCACCAACTCGCAGATGGACGGCTACGCGGTGCGCACCGCCGACCTCGCTGCCGGGAGCCGGCCGGACGGCATCCCCGGTTCGGTCCGGCTGGCCGCAGCCGCGCCGATTCCCGCCGGTTCGGCACCGCCGCCGCTGCTTCCCGGAACAGCCGCGCCCGTGATGACGGGGGCCATGCTGCCCGAGGGGGCCGACGCCGTCGTACCGATCGAAGCCTGCACCCCGGACTACTTCGTTCCCGCCGGCTTCCTTCCCGCCGACGGCACCGGAAGCACCGTGGAGGTCCCTGCGGAAACCCCGTCGGGGCAGTTTGTCCGCAGGGCGGGCAGCGACATTTCCGCCGGCGCCCCCGCCCTCCCCGCAGGCTCCGTGCTGGGTCCGCTGCAGCTGGGCCTGCTGGCCGCCCTCGGCCTGGACCGCGTCACCGTCCGGGCCCGGCCGCGGGTGCTGCTGCTGACCACCGGAGACGAGGTCGTGGAACCGGGCCGGCCGCTGGGACCGGGCCAGATCCACGATGCGAACACCACCCTGCTCCGCAGTTCGCTGGAGGAGGCGGGGGCGCAGGTGCTCCGGTCCCGGATCCTGGCCGACTCGCCGCAGGAATTCACCGCCCGGCTCCGCGCCGACATCGCCGCGGACGCCCCGGACCTGGTCCTGAGCTCCGGCGGCATCAGCAAGGGCGCCTACGAGGTGGTGCGCCAGGGTCTCGCGGCCGCCGATGTCGCGTTCCTGTCCGTAGCCATGCAGCCGGGCGGGCCGCAGGGCATCGGCACGGTGGAGGGCGTCCCGTTCCTCGGGTTCCCCGGCAATCCCGTCAGCTCGCTGGTGTCCTTCGAGATGTTCCTCCGCCCGGCACTGACTGCGGTCACCGGGGCACCGCGGCCCCGGACCGAGGTGCAGGCCCGCCTGACCGCGCCGCTGGGCAGTCCCGCCGGCAAACACCAGGTACGCCGGGGGCGGTACACCGCCGGAACGGTGGAACCCGTGGGCGGACCGGGGTCCCACCTGCTCCACGCGCTGGCCGCCTCCAATGCCCTGATTCCCGTGCCCGTGGGCACCGAGCGCCTCGAGGCAGGCGCAGAAGTGACAGTATTACTACTGGAATAA
- a CDS encoding MogA/MoaB family molybdenum cofactor biosynthesis protein — MDAVSAQTPRRTAGVLIASTRAAAGTYQDECGPLIADWLYALGYDIVLAEVVPDGVEVAASLQRILALEPSVLLTSGGTGLSPDDVTPESTEPLLDRQVPGVMEALRAKGMASTPMAAISRGFAGTAGRTFVVNLPGSPGAVADGLAVLEPIIGHICGQLEGKREH; from the coding sequence CTGGACGCTGTGAGCGCTCAGACGCCCCGCCGGACGGCCGGGGTCCTGATCGCCTCCACCCGTGCCGCTGCCGGCACCTACCAGGACGAATGCGGGCCGCTCATTGCGGACTGGCTGTATGCCCTGGGCTACGACATTGTGCTGGCCGAAGTGGTGCCCGACGGCGTGGAAGTCGCCGCGTCGCTGCAGCGCATCCTCGCCCTGGAACCGTCGGTGCTGCTGACCAGCGGAGGCACCGGGCTGAGTCCGGACGACGTCACGCCGGAGTCCACCGAACCCCTCCTGGACCGCCAGGTGCCCGGAGTCATGGAAGCCCTGCGTGCCAAGGGCATGGCATCCACGCCCATGGCCGCCATCAGCCGCGGGTTCGCCGGCACCGCGGGCCGGACGTTCGTGGTCAACCTGCCCGGTTCCCCGGGCGCCGTCGCGGACGGACTTGCCGTACTGGAACCGATCATCGGCCACATCTGCGGCCAACTGGAAGGAAAACGTGAACACTAG
- the dapB gene encoding 4-hydroxy-tetrahydrodipicolinate reductase: protein MSEKLAVAVLGAAGRMGSEAVAAVEAAEDMELVAALGRTDPLETLVSAGARYVVDLTVPDSTEANVRFAVEHGMHAVVGTTGWDAERLGRLADLLETSPGTGVLIAPNFALGSVLASAFAAKAARYFESVELIELHHPDKVDAPSGTAVRTAQLIAAARAEAGVAASPDATATALDGARGAEVDGVHVHSVRLRGLVAHQEVLLGGPGEQLTIRHDSFDRASFMPGVLLGLRQVAGHPGLTVGLDGYLNLND, encoded by the coding sequence ATGAGCGAAAAACTTGCCGTAGCGGTCCTCGGTGCCGCAGGCCGGATGGGATCCGAGGCTGTTGCCGCCGTCGAGGCCGCCGAGGACATGGAACTGGTGGCCGCACTGGGCCGGACCGATCCGCTGGAAACCCTGGTCTCCGCCGGAGCCCGGTACGTGGTGGACCTGACCGTGCCGGACAGCACCGAGGCGAACGTACGCTTCGCCGTCGAACACGGAATGCACGCCGTCGTGGGGACCACCGGCTGGGACGCCGAACGGCTGGGCCGGCTCGCGGACCTGCTGGAAACCTCCCCGGGCACCGGTGTGCTCATTGCCCCGAACTTCGCGCTCGGCTCCGTGCTGGCCTCGGCTTTCGCTGCGAAGGCCGCCCGCTACTTTGAATCGGTGGAACTGATCGAACTCCACCACCCGGACAAGGTGGACGCCCCCTCCGGGACCGCCGTGCGGACCGCACAGCTGATTGCGGCCGCCCGTGCGGAGGCCGGCGTCGCAGCGTCGCCGGACGCCACCGCCACGGCGCTGGACGGCGCCCGGGGCGCGGAGGTGGACGGAGTGCACGTGCATTCGGTCCGCCTGCGCGGCCTGGTGGCCCACCAGGAAGTGCTCCTGGGCGGACCCGGCGAGCAGCTGACCATCCGGCATGATTCCTTCGACCGCGCCTCGTTCATGCCCGGCGTCCTGCTGGGCCTGCGGCAGGTCGCCGGCCACCCCGGACTGACCGTCGGACTCGACGGCTACCTCAACCTGAACGACTAA
- a CDS encoding molybdenum cofactor biosynthesis protein MoaE, with protein MNTSEVILAAVSAEPLSSTEAERAAWSPDCGAVVLFSGIVRNHDDGKSVTALGYSAHPTAAAVLSEVAAGIAAKYDGIRIWVAHRTGDLQIGDAALVAAVASAHRGTAFAACTDLVDTVKANVPIWKEQGFTDGSTEWVGVSDRP; from the coding sequence GTGAACACTAGCGAAGTCATCCTTGCCGCTGTCTCGGCAGAACCGCTGAGCAGCACCGAGGCCGAACGCGCCGCCTGGTCGCCGGACTGCGGCGCCGTGGTGCTTTTCAGCGGCATTGTACGCAACCACGACGACGGCAAGTCCGTCACCGCCCTCGGCTACAGCGCGCACCCCACGGCCGCGGCCGTGCTCAGCGAAGTGGCCGCCGGGATTGCCGCCAAATACGACGGCATCCGGATCTGGGTTGCCCACCGCACCGGAGACCTTCAGATCGGTGACGCCGCCCTTGTTGCCGCAGTGGCCTCGGCGCACCGGGGGACCGCGTTCGCAGCCTGCACCGACCTGGTGGACACCGTCAAGGCGAACGTACCGATCTGGAAAGAGCAAGGCTTTACGGACGGCAGCACCGAATGGGTGGGCGTCAGCGACCGGCCCTGA